In Nitrosococcus halophilus Nc 4, the genomic stretch ATGCAGCGGGTAGCGGGTTCATATAGCTTATGATTTTCAAGTGCAGCGTTATAATTTTGCTGTATAGAGGCACACATATTTTCCATCATGGGGGCCATCATTTGTTTCATTTGTGGCGATAGGTCTTTCTGCTCTAGGCTTTTAAGGGCGCAGAATTTTATTTTCTCACAAAGTTTCTCGGACGCTTCACTGAAAGAGTCGGCTGAGCAGATACTCGGGACCATGCTTAATATAAATACCATTGAATATAAAGTAATTTTTTTCATTGTTATCTCCATAAGTCGTGTTTGGCCGTTTCAATAGGAATATTCTACTGTTTCGGATAGTTGAGACATGATCTTAATGGGTCGGTATTTCTAATACCAATTTCATATATAAGGATCTTTGGGGGATCGCATGCTAAACTTAAAGTAAATATTCCTGAAAAATAGCGAAGTCACGATACATCGCTGTAGTGGAATGAAAAATTAAGCTCAAAACTGCACAAATTTGTCAAATCAGTATCATTGAGTACAGGCGGTATATAGAAGTTCATGTGCAGAAGACGTCGCAAAGAGGAAAAAAAGATATGAGAAGACTCTATTTTATGGTACCTAATGTTGACAGTGCCAAAGCTATTGTTGACGAGCTACTGTTGGCTCGGGTAGAAGAGCGGCATATCCATATTATTGCCAAGGAAGGAACCCCCATGGAAGATCTACCGGAGGCGGGACTCGCGCAAAGAAGCGATGTTATTCCGGCATTAGAGAGGGGGATTACGCTAGGTGGCGCCACCGGTGTCTTGGCGGGAATAGTCGCGGTCACCTTTCCGCCGGCAGGGCTCGCCTTGGGGGGAGGGGCTATATTAGCGATTAGCCTTGCGGGTGCAGGTGTGGGAAGTCTGATGTCCACTATGATAGGTGTGGATGTTCCCAATTCGCGGATTAAGCAATTTGAGGAAGACATCGAAAAGGGAGAACTCCTGATGATGGTGGATGTTCCCAAAGATCGGATCGATGAAATTGATGAATTGGTGAAAAAACATCATCCCGAAGCCGAAATTAATGGGACCGAGCCTACCATTCCGGCCTTTCCCTAATATCCAAGTTTTTTCTTCCCTACTCCAATAGGAGAAGGGCCTCGTTTCTGAGGCCCTCGTCAATTCTCCCCGGCTGGTCTTTCCCGCTAACAGGGATGATCCAGTCCCGGGGAACGGATTTTTAAGCTCACCCTCTAATCGAATATAGCGCTCCCTGCTGGTTCAAACCCAGTGGGATTGTAAAAAGCGCTGGGTTTGCCTATTTCCTAAAACGGCGAAGGCACAGGGGTAGGTTCAATTCTTTGTACTGTTCTCTTTTTTGTTAGTTTCTTGGTGGAGCTGAAAAGTAAATCTCGAAATTAAGCGAAGTTTTTACTATACAACATAGAGTAAAACAAGTGCTTCGTTCAGAAGCCTATATGCAGATGCATCAAAGAGGGAAAAGAACATGAGAAGACTTTATTTTTTGGTACCTGATGTTAAAGATGCCCGAGAAATTGTCAACGAGTTGTTGTTGGCCCGGGTGGAAGAGCGGCATATCCATATTATTGCCAAGGAAGGAATTTCCCTGGAAAATCTTCCGGAAGCAGGATTGATGCAAAAAAGTGATTTTATTCCCGCGCTTGAGAGAGGAGTTGCGGTAGGTGGTGCTACCGGTGCTTTGGCGGGATTAGTGGCCGTTACCTTTCCGCCGGCAGGGATTGTCCTTGGTGGAGGTGCCGTATTAGCGATGAGCCTTGCAGGCGCCGGTTTCGGAGCGTGGTTTTCCTCTATGATTGGCTCAGATGTACCCAATTCCCGTATTAAGAAGTTTGAAAAAGCCATTGAAGAAGGAGAACTCCTGATGATAGTAGATGTCCCCAAAGCTCGGGTCGATGAAATTGATGAATTGGTGAAAAAACATCATCCCGAAGCAGAAATTAGTGGGACTGAGCCTACTGTTCCGGCATTTCCCTAAAGGAAGTTACCCTTTGCAGGGTTGAGTAGAAAAATAATGGGGCTTATTGAGAGTGAGTTTGTAATCCTAAACTCCGGTGCATAGCGGCAAAGCTGCCGTGGCAGAGCAATGCCGCTATGCACCGGAGATATTGTGAGGAGTGCTCTATTCGACTTTGATGCGGCGCCGTTTTGATTTTTTCACCTTGGGCAAGGTGAGCTCCAAGATACCTTCTTTGAAAGAGGCCTTCCCTTTCTCACTTTCTACATCACTGGGTAACGCGACGGTGCGGGCAAAGCTGCCACGGGATATCTCGTGGCGAAAATAATCTCCTTTTTCTTCTTTTTCCTCGGTGCTGGTGGTGGCTTTAATTGTGACCGTGTTATCGGTAACCGAGATATCCAGGTCTTTTTTTTCTACTCCCGGCAGTTCGGCGCGGACAACCACTTCCTCATCCCGGTCGACCACATCAACCCGGGGAATCCTGCCTTCAGGGGGCCAGGCGAGTTCACCCAACATCGGCCATTCCCGTTGGAAAGGGCGCATCCAACCCCGGGGAAGGGCGCTTTCGAACCACCGTTCCATTTCTTCAAAGGGAGAGAGCATGCGGGCGGGTTCCACCCTCTGCCTTTCTATTTCTTTCCCCGTTTCTGACATTTGTTTTCCGCTTTCTTTCGGCATTGCTAATTCTCCTTAATTTCTTTTAATAAAGGTAATAAAGGCTAGCCAAGCCAAAAATACAATCCTTAGTATTATCTAGAACACTATAGCTGAGGTTTCAATAGGCTAGAGCGATTTCTTGGTCAATTATCGCAACAGATTTAATTCTCCTAAAAATACTCAGCAAATTTTTCCTGAGCTTGTTGACCAAACAGGGTCTCACAGGCTTCCCTTAGTTCTGCTGATCTTTTAAGGTCTTGCGGCCCTACGATTAAAGAGATTTTAGAGCGTCTGCGTAGAAAATCTTCTAGTTTGACAATCATTTCGCCTCGCGCGGCTAGTTGTAGTTCGCAGCGGAGATATTCTGTTCCTTCAATGAGAGCTTCAGCTTGTTGAGGATCGGCTTGGATCATTTCTAATAGGCCAATCGCCTCTGATCCATATCTTCGCCAGAGGCGGCAGGTCAGTTTTTCCGTCGAATTGGGTGGAGTGTAGCGGTCTAAATCCATTAACTCGGCCTGATGCAAAAAGGCTTTTTTTATGGCTTCCGGTGGTTCACCAAACCAGGGGTGTTGGGGATGGGGAAGGGTGACTCCTAGCGCCTGTACTAATTCGCTAACCTCTTCCCCCACATTGAGGCAATCCGTCAGTTTTCCCCCAAAAATACTGATATGGTCACTTTCCCAATTGATGTCAATCTCATGTTTGCGGGAAAGCTCCAACCAATCCCTTTTTCTCGAGGTGCCTGTTTTGACGACTAGAGGTCTGACCCCGCAGCGCTCAGCAATGATATCTTCCACCTTCAAGGGTTTCTTGAGGGTAAGCAATTTATTGATATTATCAAGAATAAATTGACGATCTTCCGCCGTGACGGTGGTAGTAGGATCTTTTACCGGGGTGTCGGTCGTTCCGATACAGGTTTTTACGCCCATGGGAATGGCAAAAAATAAGCGTCCGTCACTGGCAAAAAAGGCAAGTACCCGTTGGTGAGGGGTGAGTTTATCGACGATTAAATGTACCCCTTTAGAGAAGACATGTTGATGGGGCGTTTTTTGGCCGGTCAGCTGGTTATGTTGGTCCACAAAGGGGCCCGTGGCATTGAGCAGGACTTTAGACTTAATTTCAAATTCTTCACCACTCATATGATCCCTGGCCTGGGTTCTCCACACCTTATCGGTACCTCTTTGGGCTCCTAGGGATTCCACATAATTGGCGGCGATACAGCCACAGTTCAAGGCAGAGCGGATAAAGTTGAAGACAAACCGAGCATCATTGTCGTATAGGTAGGCATCCGAATACTCGAATCCTCCTTGGATGCTTTCTATATTGATAATGTCTTCTTCTTTTTTTATATCATTCCGTGACAGGAGGCGGGGGGGTTGGGTAAACCCCTTGCCCATCAACCAATAGAGCCAAGCACCTAGCCATAGGAGTAAGCGGGGGTATCGAAAGTTTTGGGGAACCGTTGTAAAAAAACGGATTTCTTTGACGGTGGAGGGATAATTCTTCATTAATTGATTTCTAGACTGGCACAGTTTCCAGACCAGCCGGAAATCGTAAGTTTCCAAATATTTGATTCCGCCCCAAATGAGATTAGAGGAGTGCTGGCTGGTAAAACCTGCAAAATCCCCCTTGTCAATTAGAGCGACTTTAGCGCCTTTGCCAGCAAGGGCGGCCGCAGAGACCGCGCCGTTAATCCCTCCGCCAATGATCAGAACATCATAAGTGGTTTGAGGCAGCCTTTCCAGATTGCGCGCTCGCAGTTGCATGGGCAAAGCTACTCCTTTTCCTGGGCCCAACCTTTGGCTCGTTCTACGGCCCTTTGCCACTGATGGTAAAGGCCCATGCGCTCCGATTCAGGTAGAGTGGGCTCATAGCGGTGGGCAAGTTGCCACTGGGAATCCAGCTCCTCACGGCTATGCCAGAATCCGGTGGCAAGTCCCGCCAAATAGGCCGCCCCCAAGGCGGTGGTTTCTGTAATCTCAGGAACTTCTACCGCCACGCCGAGGATATCTGCCTGGAATTGCATCAGAAAGCGATTGACTGAAGCCCCCCCATCGCAGCGTAGCACTTTTAGCGGGATTCCCGAATCCCGTTCCATAGCCTCTACCACATCTCGGGTTTGGTAGCCCATGCTTTCTAGCACTGCCCGCGCCAGATGGGCTTTAGTGGTGCCGCGGGTAACTCCCAGCAAGGTGCCGCGGGCGTAGGGATCCCAGTGGGGGGCGCCAAGGCCGACGAGAGCCGGCACAAAGTAGACCCCCTCGTTGGTTTCCACCGAGCGGGCTAGGGCCTCGGTTTCTGAGGCGTGGCTGATGATTCCTAGGCCATCTCGCAACCATTGAATTCCTGCCCCGGTAATAAAGATGGCGCCTTCCAAGGCATATTCAACGGGGTCATCGCCAATCCCCCAGGCGATGGTGGTCAGCAGCTTTTCCTGGCTGAAAATAGCCTCTTTACCGGTATTCATCAGCACAAAGGAGCCAGTCCCGTACGTGTTCTTGGCCAATCCTTCCCCATAGCAGGCCTGGCCGAAGAGGGCGGCCTGTTGATCCCCTGCAATTCCCGCAATAGGAATACCGCCGCTTCCGGGAAGGGCTTGGGGGACTGTTTCCCCATAGACATAAGAAGAGGGCTTGACTTGGGGCAGCAGGGCAGGGGGAATCTGGAGCATTTGCAAGATTTCCTCATCCCACTGTAGGTCGTGGATGTTGTAAAGCAGGGTCCGGCTGGCGTTGGAGTAATCGGTAATATGATTCTTGCCGCCAGTGAGTTTCCAGACGAGCCAGGAATCAACGGTTCCAAAAGCGATCTCACTGGCTTCTGCCCGTTGTCTGAGGCCATCCACATGGTCGAGAAGCCATTTGACCTTAGTGCCTGAAAAATAGGGGTCGATGACCAGCCCGGTTCGGTGCCGGAAGGTCTCCTCTAGACCCCTGGCTTTGAGTGCTTCACAGAGGGGGGTGGTGCGCCTATCTTGCCAGACAATCGCTTTTGCCACGGGCTCTCCCGTGCGCCGGTCCCACATCACCACTGTTTCCCGCTGGTTAGTGATGCCGATTGCTGCCAGATTAGCGGGATCTAAATGGGCCTCGTGCAAGGCGGTGGCGACTACCTTTTGGGTGACTGACCAAATCTCGTTAGGATCATGCTCCACCCATCCTGGCCGGGGATAATGTTGGGTAAACTCTGAATAGGCTCGGCCTTGAATGCGCCCCTGCTGATCAAAAATCAAAACGGTGATGCCGGTCGTGCCCGCATCGATAGATAATACATGACTTGCTGCCATTTCGCTTTAAAGCCTCACATGGATGTTAGGCGACCCCCTAGTGACGATGCAAAGCGCAGCGGCGCACGGAACGCGAGGGCCGGTTAAATGTTGTTTCAGCGTCAAATTCGTACTACACTTTTCTTGCTCACGGGGCCTAGGGTCGGGAGGACCCGAAGTCAAAGCGCGTGGAGCGGTAAAGACCCCGAGGTCAAGGTAAACCCTTTGCCGAGGACTGCTGAGAAACGCGAATTTGTCGGACTGATGAAATTTTGAATGGACAAAATTGAAATCAGTCACGATGAAACTCCAACCTAATGGGTTTGAAATCACCTCTTCTTTGATACGCCGTTCCCTGGTCCCTTAAATTCCTAAGTATAAATGCTCCCTATTGATTTTGCTTGATTTTAAATTTCTGTCCAGTAGGGGTTGTCCCATTCGTACTTGGGTTTGCGGCCGAAGCCAGGCACAGGGTTTCAATTGGTGGGTAGAAAAAACAATAATGGTGGAGCCCTGATGAAAATAGCCCATCTCCTCGCCTTTTTTAAAGGAAGCTTCACAAGGGATGTGATTCGGTCCTCGGTATTTGAGGTTAAGCAGGACGTTCAGAAAATTCAGGTGAATGCTAGCGACCAAGATGGCGGCGACGGGCACCAAAGTGATGGCCTGACCAAAGGCGGCGGTGTCTAGGGGAATCACCACCCGTTCATTTTTGCAATAGAGCCGTTCAATGCGTTGCAAGGCAATCGGGTTGACATTCCAGACATCGCCGGAGATATAGTTGACCGTTCGAACTCGGCCATCGCAGGGGGCATGAAAGCGATGGTACATGCTGGATTTGAGCCGCAGTGTCACATACCAGCCATCCCGGTAACGGGCCACTTGTTCCGAGTCGCCCAGTAGGTCTTCCAAAGTACAGGGGAATCCTTTCGCCTGTATCAATTGTGTCCCTTGAATGGCCCCTATCTCGCTGACGATAGCATCGCAGGGACTGATCACTATTGCTGGGTCGGGATCAATCGTTCGGGCACCGTCTTTAAGCTTGCGGGTAAAACAGTCATGTAGACTTCGAAAGGACTTGTTTTGCGCTTCTTCCAAACGTAGATCGTCCACAAATAATTGCCAAATCGCAATTGAAACTTTGGCAATTAGAGGATTTTCTATTCGACTA encodes the following:
- a CDS encoding DUF1269 domain-containing protein encodes the protein MRRLYFMVPNVDSAKAIVDELLLARVEERHIHIIAKEGTPMEDLPEAGLAQRSDVIPALERGITLGGATGVLAGIVAVTFPPAGLALGGGAILAISLAGAGVGSLMSTMIGVDVPNSRIKQFEEDIEKGELLMMVDVPKDRIDEIDELVKKHHPEAEINGTEPTIPAFP
- a CDS encoding ammonium transporter; the encoded protein is MRRLYFLVPDVKDAREIVNELLLARVEERHIHIIAKEGISLENLPEAGLMQKSDFIPALERGVAVGGATGALAGLVAVTFPPAGIVLGGGAVLAMSLAGAGFGAWFSSMIGSDVPNSRIKKFEKAIEEGELLMIVDVPKARVDEIDELVKKHHPEAEISGTEPTVPAFP
- a CDS encoding Hsp20/alpha crystallin family protein, with the translated sequence MPKESGKQMSETGKEIERQRVEPARMLSPFEEMERWFESALPRGWMRPFQREWPMLGELAWPPEGRIPRVDVVDRDEEVVVRAELPGVEKKDLDISVTDNTVTIKATTSTEEKEEKGDYFRHEISRGSFARTVALPSDVESEKGKASFKEGILELTLPKVKKSKRRRIKVE
- a CDS encoding glycerol-3-phosphate dehydrogenase/oxidase: MQLRARNLERLPQTTYDVLIIGGGINGAVSAAALAGKGAKVALIDKGDFAGFTSQHSSNLIWGGIKYLETYDFRLVWKLCQSRNQLMKNYPSTVKEIRFFTTVPQNFRYPRLLLWLGAWLYWLMGKGFTQPPRLLSRNDIKKEEDIINIESIQGGFEYSDAYLYDNDARFVFNFIRSALNCGCIAANYVESLGAQRGTDKVWRTQARDHMSGEEFEIKSKVLLNATGPFVDQHNQLTGQKTPHQHVFSKGVHLIVDKLTPHQRVLAFFASDGRLFFAIPMGVKTCIGTTDTPVKDPTTTVTAEDRQFILDNINKLLTLKKPLKVEDIIAERCGVRPLVVKTGTSRKRDWLELSRKHEIDINWESDHISIFGGKLTDCLNVGEEVSELVQALGVTLPHPQHPWFGEPPEAIKKAFLHQAELMDLDRYTPPNSTEKLTCRLWRRYGSEAIGLLEMIQADPQQAEALIEGTEYLRCELQLAARGEMIVKLEDFLRRRSKISLIVGPQDLKRSAELREACETLFGQQAQEKFAEYF
- the glpK gene encoding glycerol kinase GlpK — its product is MAASHVLSIDAGTTGITVLIFDQQGRIQGRAYSEFTQHYPRPGWVEHDPNEIWSVTQKVVATALHEAHLDPANLAAIGITNQRETVVMWDRRTGEPVAKAIVWQDRRTTPLCEALKARGLEETFRHRTGLVIDPYFSGTKVKWLLDHVDGLRQRAEASEIAFGTVDSWLVWKLTGGKNHITDYSNASRTLLYNIHDLQWDEEILQMLQIPPALLPQVKPSSYVYGETVPQALPGSGGIPIAGIAGDQQAALFGQACYGEGLAKNTYGTGSFVLMNTGKEAIFSQEKLLTTIAWGIGDDPVEYALEGAIFITGAGIQWLRDGLGIISHASETEALARSVETNEGVYFVPALVGLGAPHWDPYARGTLLGVTRGTTKAHLARAVLESMGYQTRDVVEAMERDSGIPLKVLRCDGGASVNRFLMQFQADILGVAVEVPEITETTALGAAYLAGLATGFWHSREELDSQWQLAHRYEPTLPESERMGLYHQWQRAVERAKGWAQEKE
- the asd gene encoding archaetidylserine decarboxylase (Phosphatidylserine decarboxylase is synthesized as a single chain precursor. Generation of the pyruvoyl active site from a Ser is coupled to cleavage of a Gly-Ser bond between the larger (beta) and smaller (alpha chains). It is an integral membrane protein.), coding for MDDLRLEEAQNKSFRSLHDCFTRKLKDGARTIDPDPAIVISPCDAIVSEIGAIQGTQLIQAKGFPCTLEDLLGDSEQVARYRDGWYVTLRLKSSMYHRFHAPCDGRVRTVNYISGDVWNVNPIALQRIERLYCKNERVVIPLDTAAFGQAITLVPVAAILVASIHLNFLNVLLNLKYRGPNHIPCEASFKKGEEMGYFHQGSTIIVFSTHQLKPCAWLRPQTQVRMGQPLLDRNLKSSKINREHLYLGI